One genomic region from Sphingobacterium sp. UGAL515B_05 encodes:
- a CDS encoding HDIG domain-containing metalloprotein, giving the protein MGRLKIKYRRELNTTENLVRKIGLILITIILICIFLPKQPRFRYEFQKGKVWNHENLISPYNFAILKTQEELNADKKSILNTIQPIYNANTTTSKEQIDQFNTDLAEKWQSSKLDTTHENIVDYRNAGNAILSHLYGKGILSLNNRFQNRSNDKSAASKHYNFTLIQDKVASQKNTADCYTIESSYGYMDEIMPKLTKIKQKSWLEETLKNYITINYIYNDQQTEALEQNAIANISATRGVVQKGELIAEKEKIISNETYQKLESLRKVYEDEGKISGNQNYVTLGQFLIISLALSILMVFLFLFRKDIYFNNRLLVIIMIVIIGMLAVLSWAIKIKIPNLYYIPFCAVPIIIRILFDTRVALNIHLLMVLLAGLFVPNSFEFVFLQFMAGIVAIYSIKTLVKREQLFISSAIILGTYWIAYIGLVVTRNGSIDTIYWSDLLPFFVSVMITLLAYPMIYAFEKLFGIVSDLTLMELTNSNSKLLRELSFKAPGTFQHSLQVANLAEAAIYKIGGNPLLVRAGALYHDIGKLTNPQFFIENQKTEKNPHDELSPEQSAQIIISHVIKGVDIAKKHQLPDVILDFIRTHHGTTRVDYFYNVFVKNNPDKLVDESLFTYPGPIPFSKETAVLMMADSVEAASRALKEPSEESINNLVDKIIEHKLMRGQFNNSNITLKDITESAVIFKAMLKSIYHVRVDYELSKKTM; this is encoded by the coding sequence GTGGGAAGACTAAAAATAAAATATAGAAGAGAATTAAATACAACGGAGAATCTCGTCCGAAAAATTGGATTAATACTTATCACCATTATTCTGATCTGTATATTCCTTCCCAAACAACCTCGTTTTCGCTATGAATTCCAAAAGGGAAAAGTATGGAATCATGAGAATCTGATATCACCCTATAATTTTGCCATATTAAAAACGCAGGAGGAATTGAATGCGGACAAGAAAAGTATCTTAAACACGATTCAACCGATTTATAATGCCAATACGACAACAAGCAAAGAGCAAATTGATCAGTTCAACACGGATCTTGCCGAAAAGTGGCAAAGCAGCAAATTGGATACAACGCATGAAAATATAGTTGATTATAGAAATGCCGGTAATGCCATCTTAAGCCATCTCTATGGCAAAGGCATTCTGTCATTGAACAATCGGTTTCAGAACCGCAGCAATGACAAATCCGCGGCTTCCAAGCATTACAACTTTACACTGATCCAGGACAAAGTTGCCAGCCAAAAAAACACAGCCGACTGTTACACCATCGAAAGCTCTTATGGTTATATGGATGAAATTATGCCCAAATTGACCAAGATAAAGCAAAAGAGCTGGCTGGAGGAAACTTTAAAAAATTACATTACCATTAACTACATCTACAACGATCAACAAACGGAAGCTTTAGAACAAAATGCCATTGCAAACATATCGGCTACACGCGGTGTGGTCCAAAAAGGAGAACTGATCGCTGAAAAGGAGAAAATAATTTCCAATGAAACGTACCAGAAACTCGAGTCGCTTCGTAAGGTATATGAAGATGAAGGCAAGATCAGTGGAAATCAAAACTATGTGACCCTTGGCCAATTTCTGATTATCTCGCTTGCCCTGTCTATTTTGATGGTATTCCTTTTTCTTTTCCGTAAGGACATCTATTTTAACAACAGGTTGCTGGTCATTATCATGATTGTGATCATTGGTATGCTCGCTGTCCTATCTTGGGCCATCAAAATCAAAATCCCCAATCTCTATTACATCCCGTTTTGCGCCGTCCCTATTATTATTCGTATTCTTTTTGATACGCGTGTTGCACTCAATATCCATCTGTTGATGGTGCTGCTGGCAGGTCTTTTTGTACCGAATAGTTTTGAGTTTGTCTTTTTACAATTTATGGCGGGGATAGTTGCGATCTATAGTATTAAAACATTGGTCAAACGAGAGCAGCTGTTCATTTCCTCGGCTATTATTCTTGGCACCTATTGGATTGCTTACATTGGCTTGGTTGTCACGAGAAATGGGTCAATAGACACCATTTACTGGTCTGACCTTCTTCCTTTTTTCGTAAGTGTCATGATTACCTTGTTGGCTTATCCGATGATCTATGCATTTGAAAAGTTATTTGGTATTGTATCTGATCTAACACTCATGGAACTTACCAATAGTAACTCCAAGTTATTGCGGGAACTTTCTTTTAAGGCCCCCGGAACATTTCAGCATTCCTTACAGGTGGCTAATCTAGCGGAAGCAGCTATTTACAAAATTGGCGGGAATCCGCTGTTGGTACGCGCTGGAGCACTATATCACGATATCGGAAAATTGACAAACCCCCAGTTTTTCATCGAGAATCAGAAGACAGAAAAAAATCCACATGATGAGCTTTCACCGGAACAAAGTGCGCAGATTATTATATCACATGTCATCAAAGGCGTCGATATCGCCAAAAAACATCAATTGCCTGACGTGATCCTTGATTTTATCCGCACACACCACGGAACAACGCGTGTTGACTATTTTTATAACGTTTTTGTCAAGAACAACCCTGACAAACTGGTTGACGAGTCTTTATTTACTTACCCCGGACCTATTCCTTTTTCCAAGGAAACAGCTGTACTTATGATGGCGGATTCGGTCGAAGCCGCATCTCGTGCATTAAAAGAACCATCTGAAGAGTCTATCAATAATCTTGTCGATAAAATTATCGAACATAAATTGATGCGGGGGCAGTTTAATAATAGTAACATTACGCTAAAAGATATCACTGAATCTGCAGTTATTTTTAAGGCAATGCTCAAAAGTATCTATCACGTGCGGGTGGATTACGAATTAAGCAAAAAAACAATGTAA
- a CDS encoding bifunctional aconitate hydratase 2/2-methylisocitrate dehydratase, whose amino-acid sequence MSIYNDYVQEVVEREGQGLHPKPIDGAELLSEVIAQIKDLNNENRAESLRLFIYNTLPGTTPAAGVKAQFLKEIVLGESVVAEIAPDFAFELLSHMKGGPSIKVLLDLALGTDLAIAKQAAEVLKTQVFLYDADTARLKEAFEQGNEVAKDILESYAKAEFFTKLPEVAEEIQVVTFIAGEGDISTDLLSPGNQAHSRSDRELHGKCMITPEAQQQIVALQAQHPGKSVMLIAEKGTMGVGSSRMSGVNNVALWTGKQASPYVPFVNIAPIVGGTNGISPIFLTTVDVTGGIGIDLKNWVKKVDENGNVIRNEKNEPILEEAYSVATGTVLTINTKTKKLYNGEQELIDISKALTPQKMEFIKAGGSYAIVFGKKIQTFAAETLGIQAPTVFAPSKEITIEGQGLTAVEKIFNKNAVGVTPGKVLHAGSDVRVKVNIVGSQDTTGLMTAQELEAMAATVIAPTVDGAYQSGCHTASVWDKKAQANIPKLMKFMNDFGLITARDPQGVYHSMTDVIHKVLNDITIDEWAIIIGGDSHTRMSKGVAFGADSGTVALALATGEASMPIPESVKVTFKGSMKEHMDFRDVVHATQAQMLQQFAGENVFQGRIIEVHIGTLLADQAFTFTDWTAEMKAKASICISQDNTLIESLEIAKNRIQIMIDKGMENKNNVLQGLIDKANKRIEEIKSGAKPALTPDTNAKYYAEVVIDLDIIEEPMIADPDVNNADVSKRYTHDTIRDLSYYGGNKKVDLGFVGSCMVHKDDLKIVSKMLKNIEQQKGVVTFEAPLVVAAPTYNIIDELKAEGDWEFLQKYSGFEFSDALPKSTARTEYENIMYLERPGCNLCMGNQEKAAKGDTVMATSTRLFQGRVVEDRDGKKGESLLASTPVVVLSAILGRIPNIEEYKAAVEGINLTKFAPIPTK is encoded by the coding sequence ATGAGTATTTACAACGATTACGTACAAGAGGTTGTAGAACGAGAAGGCCAAGGGTTACATCCTAAGCCTATTGATGGAGCAGAATTACTAAGTGAGGTAATTGCTCAGATTAAAGATTTAAACAATGAAAATAGAGCTGAATCTTTAAGATTGTTTATTTACAACACGTTGCCGGGTACTACGCCTGCAGCGGGTGTTAAAGCACAATTCCTAAAGGAAATTGTTTTGGGTGAATCAGTTGTTGCTGAAATTGCACCTGATTTCGCTTTTGAATTGTTGTCACATATGAAGGGTGGCCCTTCAATCAAGGTTTTATTGGACCTGGCTTTGGGTACAGACTTAGCTATTGCAAAACAGGCGGCCGAGGTGCTTAAAACACAAGTTTTCTTATATGACGCGGATACTGCTCGTTTGAAAGAAGCTTTTGAGCAAGGCAATGAGGTTGCAAAAGATATTTTAGAAAGCTACGCAAAAGCAGAGTTTTTTACAAAACTGCCTGAGGTTGCTGAGGAAATTCAGGTGGTTACGTTTATCGCTGGTGAAGGTGATATCTCGACAGATTTATTGTCGCCAGGTAACCAGGCGCACTCACGTTCAGATCGTGAATTACATGGAAAATGTATGATCACACCTGAAGCACAGCAACAGATCGTCGCCTTACAGGCGCAACACCCTGGTAAAAGTGTCATGTTAATTGCTGAGAAAGGAACAATGGGTGTGGGGTCATCTCGTATGTCGGGTGTCAACAACGTTGCATTATGGACGGGTAAACAAGCGAGTCCTTATGTTCCTTTTGTGAACATCGCACCAATTGTAGGCGGTACAAATGGTATCTCACCTATTTTCTTGACCACAGTGGATGTGACCGGAGGTATCGGTATAGACCTTAAAAACTGGGTGAAGAAAGTGGATGAAAATGGCAACGTAATCCGTAACGAGAAAAATGAGCCAATCCTTGAAGAAGCTTATTCTGTCGCAACAGGTACTGTCTTAACGATCAATACTAAGACTAAAAAATTATATAATGGCGAGCAGGAGCTGATCGATATTTCCAAAGCTTTGACTCCACAAAAAATGGAATTTATTAAAGCAGGTGGTTCTTATGCTATTGTCTTTGGTAAAAAAATCCAAACTTTTGCAGCGGAAACGTTAGGCATTCAAGCGCCGACAGTATTTGCCCCATCAAAAGAAATCACGATTGAAGGACAAGGGTTGACTGCTGTAGAGAAAATTTTTAATAAAAATGCGGTTGGTGTAACTCCAGGTAAAGTATTACATGCCGGTTCTGACGTTCGCGTTAAAGTAAATATTGTTGGTTCTCAGGATACAACAGGTTTGATGACAGCGCAGGAACTTGAAGCAATGGCTGCGACTGTAATTGCACCTACTGTAGACGGCGCTTATCAATCGGGTTGTCATACGGCATCGGTTTGGGATAAAAAAGCACAAGCGAATATTCCAAAATTGATGAAATTTATGAATGACTTTGGATTGATCACAGCACGTGACCCTCAAGGTGTATATCATTCAATGACAGACGTTATTCATAAGGTATTAAATGATATTACAATAGATGAATGGGCGATCATTATCGGAGGTGATTCACATACCCGTATGTCTAAAGGTGTTGCTTTTGGAGCTGACTCTGGTACGGTGGCGCTAGCTTTAGCGACAGGTGAAGCTTCTATGCCAATCCCAGAATCGGTAAAAGTTACATTTAAAGGCAGTATGAAAGAACATATGGATTTCCGTGATGTGGTTCATGCTACACAAGCACAGATGCTGCAGCAATTTGCTGGCGAGAACGTTTTCCAAGGCAGAATTATTGAAGTTCATATCGGAACGCTTTTAGCCGATCAGGCATTTACTTTTACTGACTGGACTGCAGAAATGAAGGCGAAAGCTTCTATTTGTATTTCACAGGATAATACATTGATCGAATCATTGGAGATCGCTAAAAACCGTATCCAGATTATGATCGATAAAGGCATGGAAAACAAAAACAACGTTTTGCAAGGCTTAATTGACAAGGCGAATAAACGTATTGAGGAAATTAAATCTGGTGCTAAGCCTGCGTTAACTCCAGATACCAATGCCAAATATTATGCAGAAGTTGTTATTGATCTGGATATCATTGAAGAACCAATGATTGCCGACCCGGATGTGAATAATGCGGATGTTTCCAAACGTTATACACACGATACAATTCGCGACCTTTCGTACTACGGTGGAAACAAAAAGGTAGACTTAGGTTTCGTCGGTTCTTGTATGGTTCACAAAGACGATTTGAAAATCGTATCGAAGATGTTGAAAAACATTGAACAGCAGAAAGGTGTCGTTACGTTTGAAGCTCCTTTGGTCGTTGCAGCTCCAACGTACAATATTATCGATGAACTGAAAGCGGAAGGCGATTGGGAATTCTTACAAAAATACTCTGGATTTGAATTTAGCGATGCTTTACCAAAAAGTACTGCACGTACTGAATACGAGAATATTATGTACTTGGAACGCCCTGGTTGTAACCTTTGTATGGGTAACCAGGAAAAAGCAGCTAAAGGTGACACGGTAATGGCTACTTCAACGCGCTTATTCCAAGGACGTGTTGTTGAAGATAGGGATGGTAAAAAAGGGGAGTCTTTATTAGCATCAACTCCAGTTGTTGTTCTTTCAGCGATCTTGGGCCGTATTCCGAATATCGAAGAATATAAAGCTGCTGTGGAAGGCATTAACTTAACAAAGTTTGCGCCTATTCCAACAAAATAA
- the rpe gene encoding ribulose-phosphate 3-epimerase has product MSTKTHLIAPSVLAADFAKLYDDIIMVNNSEADWFHIDIMDGVFVPNISFGFPVMQAIAKHAAKPLDVHLMIVDPDRYLQVCKDSGAAIITVHYEACTHLHRTLAAIKELGCKAGVALNPHTPVALLKDVLADLDLVCIMSVNPGFGGQKFIPNTYAKVQELRAMAQGMNDGLLIEIDGGVTTANAAQLLKAGADVLVAGSFVFNATDPLETVKALKDIDITVESI; this is encoded by the coding sequence ATGTCAACAAAAACACATCTAATTGCACCATCCGTTCTTGCTGCAGACTTTGCAAAATTATACGATGATATCATCATGGTAAACAACAGTGAGGCAGATTGGTTTCATATTGATATTATGGACGGTGTTTTCGTTCCAAATATCTCTTTTGGATTTCCAGTTATGCAGGCTATTGCAAAACATGCTGCTAAACCTTTGGATGTACATTTGATGATTGTTGATCCAGACCGTTATCTGCAGGTATGTAAAGACTCGGGTGCAGCGATCATTACCGTGCATTATGAGGCCTGTACACATTTGCATCGTACACTGGCTGCTATTAAAGAATTGGGCTGTAAAGCAGGGGTTGCATTGAATCCACATACGCCAGTAGCACTTTTAAAAGATGTTCTTGCGGATCTGGACTTGGTCTGTATCATGTCGGTCAATCCAGGGTTCGGCGGTCAGAAATTTATTCCAAATACCTATGCCAAGGTACAGGAACTAAGGGCCATGGCACAGGGAATGAATGATGGTCTGCTGATTGAAATCGATGGGGGAGTAACGACCGCGAATGCAGCACAGTTATTGAAAGCCGGAGCAGATGTGCTGGTGGCAGGGTCATTTGTATTCAACGCGACAGATCCTCTGGAAACCGTGAAAGCATTAAAAGACATTGATATAACTGTAGAAAGTATATAA
- a CDS encoding transposase encodes MDNYPVSAQLVGLFFQMDGKQLQDQYKNHLSDFHDWSQKPHAERWNLFPGNISERLSIDETSFSNGELYTIVSSKSAKGGKGTILATIKGTKAEDIITVLERIPLRSRNKVKEVTMDMAPNMAKAMLQQNLSMQSSKRSGVSFAA; translated from the coding sequence TTGGATAACTATCCTGTAAGTGCCCAATTGGTAGGGTTATTCTTCCAGATGGACGGCAAGCAACTTCAGGATCAATACAAGAACCATCTCAGTGACTTCCATGACTGGAGCCAAAAGCCACATGCAGAGCGATGGAATCTTTTCCCGGGGAACATCTCTGAACGCTTGAGCATCGATGAGACCAGTTTTAGCAACGGTGAATTATATACCATTGTTAGCAGTAAATCGGCAAAAGGAGGTAAAGGGACGATCCTGGCAACTATCAAGGGCACCAAGGCCGAAGATATCATCACTGTTCTTGAACGGATTCCCCTACGTTCAAGGAATAAGGTAAAGGAGGTAACCATGGATATGGCGCCAAACATGGCCAAGGCAATGCTTCAGCAGAATCTTTCAATGCAAAGCTCAAAGCGTTCAGGAGTGTCTTTCGCGGCGTAA
- a CDS encoding glycoside hydrolase family 9 protein, whose protein sequence is MNKLQLLFFVMVSCAMVTRTVAQTPKLTSDLKLNEAIWQSGILHRPLPLDTTLSLENLGMKKKVLRAYQPKGITEFARWRQQGVGKIFFAKKEGQFGVGTIKLQVPTVRKEWAHGAPADGDYANYGGASAIFDLAGENWEKYNRIVFRIYPDCEGGRNVHLNLHYYNDGKEKIPDEYFREGTHEINLVNRTWNTCFLEIGDLPRDRITGIAFGVPGFGKDRVSGDSLNFYIDGIELQEVEKPERMLGWEPVEGRIIYSSTGYDLQGQKTAILKHKKTGDDLFKLLRAEDRAVVYTGKKKSVTTSIGEFDVLDFSDFTKFGQYIIATEGQETQPFVIGENIWQNSIWRVLNFIFCERCGHPVSEKHGSCHADIGATFDGLRLAYNGGWHDAGDLSQQSLQTGDVVFSLLEMANKVKKSNTALYQRLMEEAAWGVDFILKTRLGKGYRASSAGIVIWTDGLIGNKDDMKARVHDSPFDNFLFSAYEAYAAMSMVQDPALSEKLKKTAMEDFDFALSKWKETGYDHFPVFWEHSYGTSESQFMATASWAASQLYKLTGNTTYAQHAVNFMDAVLLAQRKEPLGDKDGLKGFFYRDRTQKVVVHANHQSREQIYAQALVALAEGQAQHVKYRLWQQALLDYGSYLTKTMKYTAPYGMAPAGVYHIEEAQDSVSFQRQHLFAGAKAKDDYVAQLKQGVQLDKSYYLKRFPVWFSFRGNAAIHLSQGKAAAILGKYLKNETLLQIAREQLYWTVGKNPFGQSLIYGEGANFAQQYCPLPGEMVGEMPVGIQTRYNEDVPYWPQANNATYKEVWMTTAGKWLSLTSEF, encoded by the coding sequence ATGAATAAGCTACAATTACTCTTCTTTGTGATGGTCTCTTGCGCTATGGTAACCAGAACTGTGGCTCAGACACCCAAACTCACTTCAGACCTGAAGTTGAATGAAGCGATTTGGCAGAGCGGAATTCTGCACCGTCCACTACCATTGGATACAACATTGTCTTTAGAAAATCTGGGCATGAAAAAGAAAGTCCTGCGAGCATATCAACCCAAAGGAATCACCGAGTTTGCCCGTTGGCGTCAACAGGGGGTTGGCAAAATTTTCTTCGCGAAGAAAGAGGGACAGTTTGGTGTGGGGACTATTAAATTGCAAGTTCCGACGGTCCGTAAAGAATGGGCTCATGGAGCGCCTGCGGATGGAGACTATGCGAATTATGGTGGCGCTTCTGCCATATTTGACTTGGCAGGAGAAAATTGGGAAAAATACAATCGTATCGTTTTTCGTATCTATCCGGATTGTGAAGGCGGCCGCAATGTTCATCTAAACCTACATTATTACAATGATGGCAAAGAGAAAATTCCAGACGAATATTTTCGGGAGGGAACCCACGAAATAAATCTGGTCAACAGGACATGGAATACCTGTTTTTTGGAGATCGGTGACTTACCGAGAGATCGTATAACAGGTATCGCTTTTGGGGTACCCGGCTTTGGAAAAGATCGGGTCAGTGGGGATTCGTTAAATTTTTATATCGATGGGATTGAATTACAGGAAGTCGAAAAACCTGAACGGATGCTGGGCTGGGAACCCGTCGAGGGACGCATTATCTATTCATCCACCGGGTATGATCTTCAGGGACAAAAGACCGCGATTTTGAAGCATAAAAAAACAGGGGATGATTTGTTTAAGTTACTTCGCGCCGAAGATAGGGCTGTAGTTTATACCGGTAAGAAGAAAAGTGTAACTACTAGTATTGGCGAATTTGATGTGTTAGATTTCAGTGACTTTACAAAGTTCGGGCAATATATCATTGCGACAGAAGGGCAGGAAACCCAACCTTTTGTGATAGGTGAAAATATATGGCAAAATTCCATATGGCGTGTGCTCAACTTTATTTTTTGTGAACGCTGTGGCCACCCTGTTTCAGAGAAGCATGGTTCCTGTCATGCCGATATCGGTGCGACCTTTGATGGACTTCGTTTGGCCTATAACGGAGGCTGGCATGATGCCGGCGACCTTTCCCAACAGAGCTTACAGACCGGAGATGTGGTATTCTCGCTGCTGGAAATGGCCAATAAGGTTAAAAAAAGCAATACCGCCCTATATCAGCGACTTATGGAGGAAGCAGCTTGGGGAGTAGATTTTATCTTAAAAACCCGCCTTGGCAAAGGGTACAGGGCCAGTAGTGCTGGAATTGTGATCTGGACGGATGGCCTGATCGGTAATAAAGATGATATGAAGGCACGTGTCCATGATAGCCCTTTTGATAATTTTTTATTTTCAGCCTATGAAGCATATGCGGCCATGAGCATGGTTCAAGATCCTGCACTAAGTGAAAAATTGAAAAAGACAGCGATGGAGGATTTTGATTTTGCGCTGTCCAAATGGAAGGAAACGGGGTATGATCATTTTCCCGTTTTTTGGGAACATAGCTATGGCACTTCCGAAAGTCAATTTATGGCGACGGCTTCTTGGGCTGCCAGTCAGCTGTATAAGCTCACAGGGAATACAACATACGCACAGCATGCTGTTAATTTTATGGATGCGGTATTATTGGCACAGCGTAAGGAACCATTAGGTGATAAGGACGGATTAAAAGGTTTTTTCTATCGAGATCGAACGCAGAAGGTCGTTGTGCATGCCAACCATCAATCGCGCGAGCAAATTTATGCTCAGGCCCTTGTTGCCCTCGCCGAAGGACAAGCACAGCATGTCAAATACAGGTTATGGCAACAGGCATTGCTTGATTATGGTAGTTACCTCACAAAAACTATGAAGTATACAGCACCTTACGGCATGGCTCCTGCAGGCGTCTATCATATTGAAGAAGCCCAGGACTCAGTAAGTTTTCAACGGCAGCATCTTTTTGCGGGAGCAAAAGCCAAGGACGATTATGTAGCCCAACTCAAACAAGGTGTCCAATTGGATAAATCTTATTATTTAAAGCGTTTTCCTGTCTGGTTTTCTTTCCGGGGAAATGCGGCGATTCATTTGAGCCAGGGCAAGGCAGCAGCGATATTGGGTAAATACCTGAAAAATGAGACGCTTCTACAGATCGCACGTGAACAACTATATTGGACCGTCGGTAAGAATCCTTTTGGACAGTCTCTTATTTATGGTGAGGGCGCAAATTTTGCACAGCAATATTGTCCGCTTCCGGGTGAAATGGTGGGGGAGATGCCTGTAGGTATACAAACCCGGTACAATGAAGATGTTCCTTATTGGCCACAGGCTAACAATGCGACGTATAAGGAGGTATGGATGACAACAGCAGGGAAGTGGCTATCACTAACTTCGGAATTTTAA
- a CDS encoding ThuA domain-containing protein — MTQVSNPRNLTISCLNIVFLFFMMIGTISALSAQGRNTFAVLVLTERGGQHASFTDTGLEWLKNSGEKDGFHLTEIHDTEKITKEYLTQFKVIIQLDYPPYRWTEEAEKAFIDYIENGRGGWVGFHHAALLGEFDGYKMWNWFSNFMGGIRFKNYIAKTASATAYIEDRKHPVMKGVNPHFLIPNDEFYVFDKNPRPHVKVLAHVDEDSYQPISTIKMGDHPIIWSNTNVKARNVYFLIGHSGSLFASKDFTTMFRNAILWAGSK, encoded by the coding sequence ATGACACAAGTGTCGAATCCGAGAAACTTGACGATCTCATGCTTAAATATCGTGTTCCTTTTCTTTATGATGATCGGGACAATAAGTGCGCTATCTGCTCAAGGCCGTAATACCTTTGCTGTACTCGTACTGACAGAAAGGGGCGGGCAACATGCTTCATTTACAGATACTGGATTAGAATGGTTAAAGAATTCAGGGGAGAAAGACGGCTTTCATTTAACAGAAATTCATGATACAGAAAAAATAACAAAGGAATACCTGACACAGTTTAAGGTAATCATACAGTTGGATTATCCACCGTATAGATGGACAGAAGAGGCTGAAAAGGCGTTTATAGATTACATAGAAAATGGAAGAGGAGGCTGGGTCGGTTTTCACCATGCGGCATTGCTGGGGGAATTTGATGGCTACAAGATGTGGAACTGGTTTTCCAACTTTATGGGTGGAATACGATTTAAAAATTACATCGCTAAAACAGCATCTGCAACAGCTTATATCGAAGATCGAAAGCATCCTGTTATGAAAGGTGTAAATCCTCATTTTTTGATTCCCAATGATGAGTTTTATGTTTTTGATAAAAATCCAAGACCTCATGTCAAGGTTCTGGCGCATGTCGATGAGGATAGCTACCAGCCCATTTCAACGATTAAAATGGGCGACCATCCCATTATTTGGAGTAATACAAATGTGAAAGCTAGAAACGTATATTTTCTGATTGGCCATAGCGGATCCTTATTTGCATCTAAAGATTTTACGACGATGTTCAGGAATGCAATTCTATGGGCCGGTAGTAAATAA